From the genome of Gallus gallus isolate bGalGal1 chromosome 4, bGalGal1.mat.broiler.GRCg7b, whole genome shotgun sequence:
TATTAATGCGCTAAcgaacaaaaacaaaaccaacagaaataaTCAAAACCAacgaaacaacaacaacaacaacaacaagaaggGGGAAACGGAGTAAAATAAACTTTAACCAAGTTGAAAACATTATAAATAAGTACAGCTCCAGAGCATAATTTACAAATATAAAACCACATAGAAACATATGTACAGGAGAGTTACATTACATAcaaatatgtataaaaatacCCCAGTGTTTATTCTCGTGCTGAAGCTGCAAGGCTAGAGTTATCTTTGGTACTAAGCTCAGGGGAAAAGATGGCTGTACAAAACACGGCCCTGGCTGCACAATGTGCCACGCATGGGACGACAGAGCAAGCCTGGTGGGGACCTTGAGGAGCTTTTGGGCAGCTGTTTTCCCAACCTATCCCCTCCCTGTGCATCGCACACTGCAGGACCAGGGCAGGAAGGGCTTACAGAGGCAATCGCTGGCAGAAGAGTTTTTAATACATTGTACAAGGCACTTCATAGGAAatctcttcattattttttttttcctgttcttttctaAGACTCACAGAACGCCTACGCTCGGTTCTTGCTGACACAGCATTTTATGATTATCGTTTTTTCAACTTCGTATTCTACATTCAAGATTAAAAACCTCTGAAAATGGTAATTCAGTTCACTTTCATCTGCGGAATGGAGATGGCAAAGCCACCCAAAGCACCTAACAATTTCCAGGACGGGGAAAAGATTTTGCATCTGCCTTTTGCTGGTGTTTGTGGGGTGTTTTTGCTTGGAAAGGTGAGAAGATCTGTTTTTCCTGGACGAACTCCCGGGAAGCGTCCACATTGAAATGCTGTTTGCAAAAGCACACGGTCCTCCATGCTGCCACGCACACACCTGCATCTCCCATTCCCTTTGCAGCACTGCCCCGGCGTCCTACACCTCCGTTCCATCTCGGGTGTAGATGAGGCTGTTGACTGTGAAGTTGTAGTAGTGGTTGTACTGGGCGCCCTGGCTGCCGCTGCTGGGATGGAAGGAGCTGTAGTAGGCAGGGGAAGGTCCCGCCACTCGCTGCAGCTGTTCTGGTGAAGGCACCTCCTGAGATGAGCTGCTGGAAGGGGTGAAAGTGCCGCCGCTCAGCTGTCCAGCAGAGAAGTTCCTGTGATGCAGGTCAGTGCTGAGCCCCCCCGTCAGCCGGCTGCCTCCGCCGCTCAGCGAGCTCATGCCGCTGAAGAAGGTGCTGAGGCAGCTCGGGGTGGATGAAATGATACCGGAGGGAGAGGAGCTTTTGGGATGGTCCCTGGCAGAAGGCGATGGGTCCAGCTCTGGGGGTGGGCTGTTTCCACAGGGTTTGCCTGAGGCTGGGATGGGTCGCTCTTCTTCGGCCTTCAGGCCCCCGAGCGAGGAGGCCGCAGCTGTAGTCGCGGGGGTGTTGGGCTCTGAGCGTCGCTTGCGCTTGCGCCGGAAGTTCCCGTTGTCAAACATCTTCTCACAGTTGGGATCTAAGGTCCAATAGTTTCCTTTTCCTGGCGGAAAATAGGAGAAGCAAGAGAGAAAGTTAGCTTCTGCTCTACTGCGGAGGGATAAGTAGTATCCAACCAGCGCAGCAACCCcacctgctcctcctctgcttgTTGTCCAGTACAAGAATCCAAAACCTGGCCCTAAAACATCATCACTCCTTCCCATGCAATGCCCTAGTGAACATTAAGGCCACATAGATGAGGGGATTCCCCACCACAGACTCAACCTCTACTTCAGACCTGCCTGAAGGGAACATGAAGCGGGGCTTCCCTGGCTCTGGCTGCCTCATGGCAAGCAGGGATACCCACATCTGCAGCATGTCCAAAGTGGTAGAGTCCTTGCCATGGCTCTTCACAGAAGAGCTGGCGGAAAGATAGGccaagaggaaatggcctcaagttgcaccgagggaggttcaggttggatattaggaaaaatgtcctctctgaaagagtggcagtgcattggaacaggctgcccaaggagatgGTGAAGTCACTATCCATGGAGATACAacactgagggacacagctttgtgggcatggtggcgatgggctgacagctggacttgatcttagaggtcttttccaaccttaatgattctataattctatgaaagaCGGGTTCAAGCTGCCCCATGCCCACTACTTTGTCGCAGGAGGCTGTGGTGCCATTAGCTGTGTCCACACAGCTGATGGGAGCCATGACCTTGCGGTGTCCCCCCAGAGGCCCCAGTCCTGAATGTTCCCATCCCACGCAGCACTGTCCCAGCACACCCCAACGCTACACCCACTCCTGGGCACTGGCTGTGCCCTGGAGACAGGCCGGcgagagctgggcagggaggggagccATGAATCACGGCCAAAGGATCCAGGCCTTGCACAACCAGCACTCCTGGCCTCAGCCCACCCGGCCTGCCCAGACAGGGGGACTGAGGACTGGGGCCAGCCGCCATCCCCTATGGGAAGCAGTGGTAGACCCAAGGGGGTCAAAAAGAGCTTGATCACCTCAGTAGGGGACAAAAGGTGGGAGAGCTCCTCACAGCCCAGGCTTGGAGGGGCTGAGGGCACCTGGTCTCTTCATAGTGGCGGGGATAAAGGAGCCTGGGGATTGCCATGAGTGGACAAGGGAGCCTGGGTTCCTCACACGTATAGCTGTGTGGGAACAAAGGAGCCTGGGCtcctcagcactgagctcaTGGGGTACAATCAAAGGGATGGCCACAGAGGAACATGAGAGCATGGTCTCATGTGGATGGCCATGAGGGAACAAGGCAGTTTGGTTTCCTCAGAGGGTTGGTCATGAGGGGTACAAGGACCCTCGTCCCTGCACAGGGTTGGCCATGAGGGAATGAGGGAACAGGTGAGCCTGGTTCTCTCTCAGGGATGGCAATAAAGGGATAAGGGAGATGGTCTCCTCATAGGGATGGCCATGATGGAACACAGGAGCCCAGTCCTCTCATAGGGATGGCCATGAGCGGACAATAGAGCACTGTCCTCCCCATAGGGATGGCCATGAGGGGACAAGGGAGACTGGTCCTCTCACAGGGATGGATATAAGGGGACAAGGGAGCCCGGGGACAGCACAGTGAGGATCCCACACTCCCACATCCCCTCACATCCCCGTCCCGGGGGATCTGCGCTGCCAAGCGCCCCCCATCCTCACCGGGGTCGTCCTCGTCACGGGGCACCTTGCGGAAGCAGTCGTTGAGGCTGAGGTTGTGGCGGATGCTGTTCTGCCAGCCCGCCTTGCTGCGCTTGTAGAAGGGGAAGTTCTCGGCCACGTACTGGTAGATGTGGCTGAGGGTGAGCTTCCTCTCGGGAGCACTCTGGATGGCCATGGCGATGAGCGCCGAGTAGGAGTAGGGCGGCCTCACCagcttcagcagctcctcctggctcGCCAGGCTCAGCCAGCTCAGCTCCGCGCCTCCCGCCGACGGCGAGCCGGGCCCCGAGGGCGAGCCCACCAGCTGGCCGCCCCGCGAGCAGCCGTACGAGGCGGGCGGCAGGAAGGGCGACGCGGCGGCCCCGGAGCCGGGCGGGCCCTGCAGGTAGGGCGCGGGGCTGTTCATGCCCCACAGGTAGCCGGCGTTGGCGGGAGCCCCGTAGTCCCCCAGCGCGTACCCTCCCGCCCGTTGCCCCGACgaagcggcggcggcggcggcggcggcggcggccgcggcggcggcggcggcggcgccgggcgggTGGAGGCTGGGTTGGGGGTAGACGCTGAAGTTCTCGCTGCAGTACACCGCCATCTCGGGGGCCTCCTGAgcgctgcggggctgcgggggcaCGGGGGCGGCCGCCGGCGCCGAGGGTCTGGGCTGAGCCTGCTGCAACTCACCGGCGCTCATAATCCCTTGGCCATGCAGGGAGGCTCGCGGCTCCTtacccccccccgcccgccccgggcCCCCCCCGCCGTCAAACCTCCCCTTTCGTCGGACCCCCCAAAATCCCAGGGGGGCTGAGGCGCGGCGGCCTTATAGGCGCTGCCGtgcggggccggccgggcgggGAGCAGCCAGTGGGGCGGGGAGGGAGGCGGGGAGGGGGGCAAGGCCGGGCCCCAAAAGCGGCCATAGGGGAGGGACCTGGGGTGTGTCGGGGTgtgggtgtgtggggtgggggggggaggttggatCCCGGCTGGATGGCCGAGGGGGTGCGGGAAGCATCCCCCCGTGGCCGTGAGCCCCTTCTATCCATCAGTCCCGATCCGCACTTAGGGAGATTTGGTGCAGATGAGCGCCGTGTGGGTGCCCCGACGGGAGAGCGAAGGGTGAAATTCGCTTAAACTCTTCATTCAGGTGTAATTTTGCCTTTGCGCTTAATGAGCTTTGGATGAGGAATTAGCccaaattaaacaaacaaacaacaccgCCGTGCTCGCTCCCGAAGGGCCGGCAGTCACAAGGCGCGATTTTCTAATAGAAGTTGGCGTTTGCCTTCTGCCTGTGGGGAAAGCGAGGGGAAAAAACGCGTCCTTTGGGAGAGGAAAGCTCCCGGGATCCACAGGATCCGACGCCGTCCATAGGGAGACGCCAGCTCCGGCAAATCCCTCCCGTCCGGGACAAACGTCAGACTCAGACAGAAGAATACGAATGTAGGGAATCTTTGCCCGTCgctttgaaaatgtaaatgccCCGGTGTTAAATGCCGTTGTTATACCATTCTGTTTTCTGCCGGTAAATACGCGTAAAAATCCCCTTCATACCCTACATACACGTGCGAAGCGCTCTCCCCAGGGCTGCCACACCACATCGGGATTTTGGGGAGAAGTTCCCATTGGTTTCGTGGAGAAAACTGTTAAAATCGCACATGTACAGCAGTGGGGCTGTTGCAGGGCAGATGTCCCGGGCTTCCCAAATCGCGGGTATCCATCCCGTGTGCGATCTGAGCACGGATGTAAAAACTCGAGGGTTTTCACCATTATATTTCgttttaaaacaaatggacAATTTGGGAGATGGAAAATCACAAGtgtgagaaagaaatacagtgtcGGGTTTCCTGTTTTAAACATAAATAtcgttgtttcttttttcttttcttttcttttcttttcttttcttttcttttcttttcttttcttttcttttcttttcttttcttttcttttcttttcttttcttttcttttcttttcttttcttttcttttcttttcttttcttttcttttcttttcttttcttttcttttcttttcttttcttttcttttcttttcttttcttttcttttcttctcctttcttctcctttcttttcttttcttctcctttcttttcttctcctctcctctcctctcctctcctctcctctcctctcctctcctctcctctcctctcctctcctctcctctcctctcctctcctctcctctcctctcc
Proteins encoded in this window:
- the FOXI3 gene encoding forkhead box protein I3; the protein is MSAGELQQAQPRPSAPAAAPVPPQPRSAQEAPEMAVYCSENFSVYPQPSLHPPGAAAAAAAAAAAAAAAAASSGQRAGGYALGDYGAPANAGYLWGMNSPAPYLQGPPGSGAAASPFLPPASYGCSRGGQLVGSPSGPGSPSAGGAELSWLSLASQEELLKLVRPPYSYSALIAMAIQSAPERKLTLSHIYQYVAENFPFYKRSKAGWQNSIRHNLSLNDCFRKVPRDEDDPGKGNYWTLDPNCEKMFDNGNFRRKRKRRSEPNTPATTAAASSLGGLKAEEERPIPASGKPCGNSPPPELDPSPSARDHPKSSSPSGIISSTPSCLSTFFSGMSSLSGGGSRLTGGLSTDLHHRNFSAGQLSGGTFTPSSSSSQEVPSPEQLQRVAGPSPAYYSSFHPSSGSQGAQYNHYYNFTVNSLIYTRDGTEV